The bacterium DNA window TGGTGGCGCTGGCCGTAGCGGAAGCTGAGGGCGTGGCAGACAAACCCCTTTTTTCTGGCTATGGCGAGGGTGGTGGCGGAATCGAGCCCGCCGCTCAAAAGAATCACGGCGGGCCTCTGGCCCGCCGCAAGGGTAGAACTCTTATCTTTCATCAAATCTCTCACCCGTGGGCGGGCTGTACTATTTCAGTGAGAAGGCCGCCGGAGGCCTTCGGGTGGATAAAGGCGATGAGGGAGTCGTGAGCGCCCTTGCGGGGCTTCTCGTCAACCATCTTCACCCCTTCGGCCTTGAGTCTTTCGACCTCTGCCGTTACGTCGGCGACCTCGTAGGCGACGTGGTGAAAGCCGGGGCCGTTCTTTTCGAGGAACTTCGCCACCGCTGATTCGGGGCTGGTCGGCTGGAGGAGTTCCAGACGGACTTCGCCGACGGGCAGGAAGGCGACCTTTACCTTCTGATCGGCCACTTCCTCGATTCCGCCGAGGGAAAGGCCGAGGTTTTCAGTGTAGAACTTCGCGGCGGCTTCGATGTCGTGAACCGCGATGCCGATGTGATTTATCTTTCTCGGGCTGGACATGACCCCCTCCTACTTTACGTTTTCATTGATGAAGTTTACCACGGATCCGGTGTCGGTGCCGGGGAGGAATATCTCCGCGAAACCGGCGGCCTTGAGGCCGGGGATGTCTTCGAGGGGGATGATCCCGCCCCCGAAGAGGAGAGCGTCGGATTTACCCTTGGCCCTTAGCCCTTCCGCGACCTTGGGGAAGAGGACGTTGTGAGCGCCAGAAAGGCAACTAAGGCCGATAACGTCCACGTCTTCCTGAACGGCGGCGGTGACTATCGACTCGGGGGTCTGCCGTATCCCGGTATAGATTACTTCCATTCCGGCGTCGCGAAGGGCTCTGGCGACAACCTTCGCGCCGCGGTCGTGTCCGTCGAGGCCGGGCTTGGCTATGAGGACTCGTATCTTCTTTTGCATTTTCTTTCCTCCTGCCTTAACCGGCTTCGGTGTATTCGCCGTAGACGCCGCGAAGTGTATCGCAAATCTCTCCGAGGGTCGCGTAAGTTTTTACCGCCTCGAAGATGGGGGCGACGACGTTGCCGCCGTCGATCGCGGTCTTGCGCAGCTTTTCAAGGGAATCGGCGGTGGCCTTCGCGTTTCTTTCGGCGCGGACTGCGGCGGTCTTGCCCTTCTGGAACTCCTCGACGGCCTTGTCTACGCGAAGGAGGTTCTTCATCGGCTCCTCCTTGACCGAGAAGCGGTTGACGCCCACGACCACCTGGTCGCCGGTTTCGATGGAGCGCTGGTACTGGTAGGCGGAATCGGCTATCTCCTTCTGGATGTAGCCCGCCTCTATCGCCCTGACGACTCCGCCGATGCTCTCTATCTTGCCTATGTACTCGAAAGCCTTCTTCTCGATCTCGTCGGTGAGAGCCTCGACGGCGTAGGAACCGGCGAAGGGGTCTACGGTGTCGGCGACGCCGGACTCGCAGGCTATAACCTGCTGGGTGCGAAGGGCGATGCGCACCGCCTCCTCGGTCGGGAGGCAGAGGGCCTCGTCGCGGGAGTTGGTGTGGAGGGACTGGGTGCCGCCGAGGACCGCCGCGAGCGCCTGTATGGTTACGCGGACGATGTTGTTGTCGGGCTGCTGCGCGGTGAGCGAGCACCCCGCCGTCTGGGTGTGGAAGCGAAGCATCATCGAGCGGGCGCTCTTGGCCTTGAACTTATCCTTCATTATCTTAGCCCACATGCGCCTCGCGGCGCGGAACTTCGCAACCTCCTCAAGGAGGTTGTTGTGGCAGTTGAAGAAAAAGCTGAGACGCCCGGCGAACTCGTCAACGTCCAGCCCGGCGTCAAGCGCCGCCTGCACGTAGGTGATGCCGTTGGCGAGGGTGAAGGCGACTTCCTGCACCGCCGAGGAGCCCGCTTCGCGGATGTGGTAGCCGGAGATGGAGATGGTGTTCCACTGCGGCACGTGCTCTTTGGAGTAAGCCATTATGTCGGTGATTATCTTCAAGGAAGGAGTGGGCGGGAAGATATAGGTCCCGCGCGCGATGTACTCCTTGAGAAGGTCGTTCTGTATGGTCCCGGTGAGCTTGTCCAGCGGGACGCCCTGCTTTTCCGCCACCGCGAGGTACATGGCGAAGAGGACGGCGGCGGGGGAGTTTATAGTCATGGAGGTGGAGACCTTGTCGAGCGGGATGCCGTCGAAAAGTATCTCCACGTCACGAAGGCTGTCCACCGCGACGCCCACCTTGCCGACCTCGCCCTCGGCCAGCCCGTGGTCGGAATCGTAACCGATCTGGGTCGGGAGGTCGAAAGCTACGCTGAGGCCTGTCTGCCCCTGCGCGAGCAGGTATTTGTAGCGCTCGTTGGTCTGCTCGGCGGTGCCGAAACCGGCGTACTGGCGCATCGTCCAGAAGCGGCCGCGGTACATGTTCGGCTGGACGCCCCGAGTGAAGGGATACTCGCCCGGAAGCCCCAGCTCGGCCTGAAGCTCGTCCTCTTCTTTAATGTCGAGGGGGGTGAAGGCCCTCTTCATCTCGTTGCCGGAGGTGGTAAGGAAGACTTCCTTGCGTTCAGGTGTCTTCGACAGGGTCTTTGCTATGGGCTCCTGCTCCCACTTGTCGAATTTCGCCTTAATTTCGTCCCGGCTCATCTTCTTCTCCAAGAAAGTTTATGGCTCAAAGTATCCAGGTCTTATTCTTCTCACCTGACGGGCTTCAAAATTGTGTGCGCCGCGTACGGGCCCCTAAAAGGGGGAGTCCTCCGCTTCCGGCTTTACAGCGGAATGTTGCCGTGCTTTCTCGGGGGGTTGGTGTCGCGCTTCGTCTTAAGCGCCTCCAGCCCCTGAATAATGCGGATGCGCGTATCCTCCGGCATTATGACTTCATCGATGTACCCGAGCTCGGCGGCCTGATAGGGGTTCGCAAACTGCGCCGAGTACTCGTCGATCTTCTGCTGCCTCGCGGCCTTCTTGTCCTCGGCGGCCCCGATCTCCTTGGCGAAGATTACGTCCACCGCTCCCTGCGGCCCCATGACGGCGATCTCCGCCGTGGGGAAGGCCAGGTTCAGGTCGCCGCGAAGGTGCTTGGAGCTCATGACGCAGTATGCGCCGCCGTAAGCCTTCCTCGTGATGACGGTAATCTTGGGGACGGTGGCCTCGGAGTAGGCGTAGATGAGCTTCGCGCCGTGCTTGATTATCCCCTTGTACTCCTGATCGATGCCGGGGAGGTAGCCCGGCACGTCTTCGAGGGTGATGATGGGGATGTTGAAAGCGTCGCAGAAGCGCACGAAGCGCGCGCCCTTCATGGAGGCGTCGCAGTCGAGGCAACCGGCTAGGTGCATCGGCTGGTTGGCGACGATGCCGACCGCGTGGCCCCCCATCCTCGCGAAACCGACGATGATGTTGGGCGCGTAATGGGCGTGTACGTCGTAAAAGACGCCGTCGTCGACCATCGCGTTTATTATGGTCTTCATGTCGTACCCCTGGTTGGGGGTTGGCGGCACGGCGGCGTTTATCGAGGTGAGTTTCCGGTTCGCCGGGTCGCCGCCGGGGACGAAGGGCGGGTCTTCGAGGTTGTTCGAGGGCAGAAAACCGAGGAGGAACTTTATCTGGTCGATGCAGTCCTCGTCGTTTACGGAAGTGAAGTGGGCGACGCCGGAGGTGCGGTTGTGAACCATCGCGCCGCCGAGGTCGTCCATCGTCACGTCTTCGTTGGTGACGGACTTGATGACCTTGGGCCCGGTGATGAACATGTGGCTCCCGCCCTCGACCATGTAGATGAAGTCGGTGAGCGCCGGGCTGTAAACCGCGCCGCCCGCGCAGGTGCCGATTATGGCGGATATCTGCGGAATGACGCCGGAGCTCATTACGTTTCTGTGGAAGATGTCGGCGTAGCCCGCGAGGCTTCCGACGCCTTCCTGAATGCGCGCTCCCCCGGAATCGTTGAAACCGACGAAGGGCGCGCCGTTCTTGAGCGCCATGTCCATCACCTTGCAGATCTTTTTGGCCATCGTCAGCGACATCGAGCCGCCTATGACGTTGAAATCCTGCGCGTAGGCGTAGACAAACCGTCCGTTCACCCTGCCGAAGCCGGTGATGACTCCGTCGCCGAGGTAAACCTGCTTTTCCATCCCGAAGTTCTTGCACTGGTGGGTTATGAACTTGTCCACCTCGACGAAGGTGCCCGCGTCGAAGAAGCGATCGAGCCGCTCCCGCGCCGTCAGCTTGCCCTTGGCGTGGTGCTTCGCCACGCGGTCCGGGCCGCCTCCGGCCTCGGCGTCGGCGTTCTTTTTCGCCAGAAGGTCGAATTTTTCCTGCAGGGTCGCCATAAGCGCCTCCTCACTGATAAATTTTGGTTGCCTGCTAGCCTATGGTGAGAAGCACCGCGTCCTTGGAGACCGTGTCGCCCTTCTTGAAGTAGATCTCTTTGACCGTGCCGCCGACCGGCGCTTCGAGGCTGTTTTCCATCTTCATCGCCTCGAGGATGACGACGACGTCTCCGGCCTTCACCTGATCGCCATCCTTGACCCTGTAATCGACGATCATGCCCGGCATGGGAGCGGTAAGAGAACCGGCTCCGGCGGGGGCGGCGGCCCTGGGAGGAGCAGCCTTGGCGGGAGTGGTCGCCTTGGGAGCGGCGGGGGCCGCGACCGGGGCGCTCTTGACGGGGGCGACCGAGGTCACCGCCGGGGCGCAGCCGGGCTCGCCCTCGACGGCAACCTCGAAGTGCTCGCCGTCCACATAGACCTGATAGGTGCGGGCGTTCTCGCTCACCTTCGGGGGTTCCTTCTTCTCGGCCAGCTCTCCGGCGAGGGCCTTGCGGACCAGCTCGTCCTCGGCTTTGGCCTCTTCGAGGGTCTTGGCCTTCCACTCGGCGGGAGGCGCTTCCTTGCCCGCGCGGACGGCGAGAAATTTTTTGCCGGTCGTCGGGAAGAGGGTGTAGAGGAGAAGGTCCTTGCGGTCCTTCGCGAGTTCCCCGATCTCTTCCTTGGCCTTCGCCAGCTCGGGTTCGAGGATGTCGGCGGGACGGGTGGTTATCGGCTTCTCGCCTCGGGGGTAGCCCTTGAGGGCGAGGGCGCGAAGTTCCGCATTCACCTCTCCGGGAGGAGCGCCGTAAAGACCGTAGCAATAGTCCTTGACCTGCGCGGAGATCATCTTGTAGCGCTGCGCGAGGGTGCCCCCCGGCGCGCCGAAGAGGACGTTCTGAACGGCCTGCACTCCGACTATCTGGCTGGTGGGAGTGACGAGGGGAGGATAGCCGAGGTCTTTTCTCACGCGGGGAAGCTCTTCAAAAACGAGACTGAGCTTGTCTTCGGCTCCCGCCTGGCGGAGCTGGTTGACGAGGTTGGAGAGCATGCCGCCCGGCACCTGGTGGAGCAGAACGCCGATATCGACCACCGCGAGGCGGGTGGTGTCGAGCAGGTGCTTGTACTTGGGCGCAATGGTTTCGAGGTATTCGGAGATCTCTTCGAGCTTGGAAAAATCTATTCCCGTGTCGCGGTCGGTGCCCTGAAGCATGGCGACTATCGGCTCGACGGCGGGGTGGCTGGTGCGGTTGGCGAAGGGGGCCGAGCAGGTGTCGATGATGTCCACACCGGCCTCTATAGCCTTCTGGAAGGTGTACTCCGCGAGACCTGAGGTGG harbors:
- the mce gene encoding methylmalonyl-CoA epimerase — its product is MSSPRKINHIGIAVHDIEAAAKFYTENLGLSLGGIEEVADQKVKVAFLPVGEVRLELLQPTSPESAVAKFLEKNGPGFHHVAYEVADVTAEVERLKAEGVKMVDEKPRKGAHDSLIAFIHPKASGGLLTEIVQPAHG
- a CDS encoding cobalamin B12-binding domain-containing protein, with the protein product MQKKIRVLIAKPGLDGHDRGAKVVARALRDAGMEVIYTGIRQTPESIVTAAVQEDVDVIGLSCLSGAHNVLFPKVAEGLRAKGKSDALLFGGGIIPLEDIPGLKAAGFAEIFLPGTDTGSVVNFINENVK
- a CDS encoding methylmalonyl-CoA mutase, with the translated sequence MSRDEIKAKFDKWEQEPIAKTLSKTPERKEVFLTTSGNEMKRAFTPLDIKEEDELQAELGLPGEYPFTRGVQPNMYRGRFWTMRQYAGFGTAEQTNERYKYLLAQGQTGLSVAFDLPTQIGYDSDHGLAEGEVGKVGVAVDSLRDVEILFDGIPLDKVSTSMTINSPAAVLFAMYLAVAEKQGVPLDKLTGTIQNDLLKEYIARGTYIFPPTPSLKIITDIMAYSKEHVPQWNTISISGYHIREAGSSAVQEVAFTLANGITYVQAALDAGLDVDEFAGRLSFFFNCHNNLLEEVAKFRAARRMWAKIMKDKFKAKSARSMMLRFHTQTAGCSLTAQQPDNNIVRVTIQALAAVLGGTQSLHTNSRDEALCLPTEEAVRIALRTQQVIACESGVADTVDPFAGSYAVEALTDEIEKKAFEYIGKIESIGGVVRAIEAGYIQKEIADSAYQYQRSIETGDQVVVGVNRFSVKEEPMKNLLRVDKAVEEFQKGKTAAVRAERNAKATADSLEKLRKTAIDGGNVVAPIFEAVKTYATLGEICDTLRGVYGEYTEAG
- a CDS encoding methylmalonyl-CoA carboxyltransferase; the encoded protein is MQEKFDLLAKKNADAEAGGGPDRVAKHHAKGKLTARERLDRFFDAGTFVEVDKFITHQCKNFGMEKQVYLGDGVITGFGRVNGRFVYAYAQDFNVIGGSMSLTMAKKICKVMDMALKNGAPFVGFNDSGGARIQEGVGSLAGYADIFHRNVMSSGVIPQISAIIGTCAGGAVYSPALTDFIYMVEGGSHMFITGPKVIKSVTNEDVTMDDLGGAMVHNRTSGVAHFTSVNDEDCIDQIKFLLGFLPSNNLEDPPFVPGGDPANRKLTSINAAVPPTPNQGYDMKTIINAMVDDGVFYDVHAHYAPNIIVGFARMGGHAVGIVANQPMHLAGCLDCDASMKGARFVRFCDAFNIPIITLEDVPGYLPGIDQEYKGIIKHGAKLIYAYSEATVPKITVITRKAYGGAYCVMSSKHLRGDLNLAFPTAEIAVMGPQGAVDVIFAKEIGAAEDKKAARQQKIDEYSAQFANPYQAAELGYIDEVIMPEDTRIRIIQGLEALKTKRDTNPPRKHGNIPL
- a CDS encoding pyruvate carboxylase subunit B, with the protein product MAKKAKNPLKITDLTFRDGHQSLFATRMRTEDIEAIAETAGKAGYHAMEVWGGATYDTMHRFLGEDPWKRPKILRKHVPKQVKFQMLLRGQNLVGYRNYADDVANAFVDESCEAGIEIFRIFDALNDERNFETAAKAVKRNKMHFQAALSFTLIGKRVGGDIFTQDYWVKKAKNFAQMGADSICIKDMAGLLSPDDAFDLVKALKKAVPLPIELHCHSTSGLAEYTFQKAIEAGVDIIDTCSAPFANRTSHPAVEPIVAMLQGTDRDTGIDFSKLEEISEYLETIAPKYKHLLDTTRLAVVDIGVLLHQVPGGMLSNLVNQLRQAGAEDKLSLVFEELPRVRKDLGYPPLVTPTSQIVGVQAVQNVLFGAPGGTLAQRYKMISAQVKDYCYGLYGAPPGEVNAELRALALKGYPRGEKPITTRPADILEPELAKAKEEIGELAKDRKDLLLYTLFPTTGKKFLAVRAGKEAPPAEWKAKTLEEAKAEDELVRKALAGELAEKKEPPKVSENARTYQVYVDGEHFEVAVEGEPGCAPAVTSVAPVKSAPVAAPAAPKATTPAKAAPPRAAAPAGAGSLTAPMPGMIVDYRVKDGDQVKAGDVVVILEAMKMENSLEAPVGGTVKEIYFKKGDTVSKDAVLLTIG